The bacterium DNA segment TATTAGCAATGCTTCCTTTTTGTGGCAAACTCATTTTATTAGCGCTTTTGCTCCTTACGCCTGCTCTGTTAATCATAGTCTGGATGAAATCAAACCTTGCACAGCTGGGCTTGCTTGGGTGTCTGTTATTTTTCTGGACCCACTGCTTTTTTTTAACCAATCAAAAAGCAGTAGAAATTCCTGCATATGTTGAGCAGATCGTTGCGTTGCCAAAAGTATTTGCGCCAGCCTACAATCTTACCTTCTTAATGTCCAGTGCTGCAGATATTATGAAAGCATACACTCATGTTCACCCGAATACTAAGCTTTTTATTATGCCAGAATCATCATTTTATTGTGAATTTCTGAAAAAAACTGAACTTTCAATGTTATGGTCTGAAGAATATGTTGGTAAAAAGGTCCATGTACTTGCAGGAGCTTTTCGTTGGAAAGGAAACGACTACTATAATTCGGTGCATTGGATTTATAATGGAGTGGTGCAAAAATGTTTTGACAAGCGGCATACCATGGTCATGACGGAACGGTTGCCACGTGGCTTGCAAAAAAGTAGATTATTTCAGAACATTTTCTTTTCAAAACAGAGTCAGATTGCTGAATCACAAAAACCAAAAACACCACTGAAATTTAACGAGACAGTATCGTTTATTCCATACATCTGTTCAGAGCTCTTTTTTAACACGCGGCCCGATGATGCGTATCCCGACTATCCGATTATTGCTGTCTGCAATGATCGTTTGCTTGCGCCTTACGTGAGTAGGTTGATGTTTTTAGGGGCACGGTTTCAGGCGATCGCATGGCAACGACCGATCGTGTATGTTTCTTTTGTATACCAGACGTTTATTGATCAATCTGGCAAAACCACACCACTTGCAAAGGTCAGTTAAATGAATTGCACACAACAGTATTTTCTTCTCTTTTTGTCGACCGTATTGTATGCTTTGTCAGCTGTTTTGAATGACTATTTCTGGTGGGCTAGCTTTGTATTTGTAATACCGCTTTTACATGTTACGGCTTCACACAATATGACCTATCTGCAGGGATATTTTTGGGGAATCTGTGCAGCGACTCTGCACTTGTTTGGCGTGCTGACTGGTATTGTCAACCTGGCCGAAGGCAGTGCTCTGCAAACTCTGTTTCCTGCACTGCTTATTATCCTCTATGCAGGTCTTTTTGGCCTGCTTATTCCATTCTGTTTTTCTATTGTGAACCTATTTTTTAACGTTACAAGCTCCTTTTCAAGAATAGCAATACTTACTTTTGCGATCTGGTTTTACATTCTGTGCATGGATCATATCTCTCTCTGGCCATTCAACTGCATGGAGGGCTACTTTTTAATGCATCCGCTTTTGCCACTTATTCAATATCCCAGTTTACTCAGAACGTTGCCGTTTTTCGGAACAGAAGTCTTGTGTGCATTGCTTTTAATAACCAATGCATCAATCTATGCTGTATTTGCCTATCACAACTGGAAAGCCTACGCTTTTGCATTGATCACAACTGTTTTTTGGCTCATCTGTTTTTTCATGCCAATTCCGGCCGAACAGTTTCCATCGTGGCTTGATCGCATTATTGTGGTACCTCACGTGTTCAGACAGCAGACATCGGTTGAAGCACTGGCACAAAATGCAGCTGGAACTTTGCAAAAAATTACGCAGCAGCATCCGTCAGCAGATATCATTTTAATGCCGGAAGCAGCATTTTATTCAACTGAACTGGCAAGTCCAATATTTCTTGCCTATTTTAAACACGCATTTTCAAAAAAAATAGAGCTGTTTACTGGTGCGTTTACCTGTCAGGACAATCTGTATCGCAACAGCATGTATTGGATTGAAAATGGGGCGATCAAAACCGTTTTTCACAAAAAACATGCCATGCTTCTGACCGAAAAGCTGCCTGCCTGGTGCAAGGGATCGCTGTTGTATGAGCTTTATTTTAAGAATTTTAACGAAATCATTCCCTCAGAAAATGAACGGCCTCTGTTGCAGATTGACCATCAAGTACAGCTCGTGCCCTACATCTGCTCTGAGCTTTTTTTTGCAAACAGACCAACTGACCAGTTCATTAAAACGCCGATCTATTCGCTCTGCAACGACCGTTGGACTGTGCCGTATGTGCAGCGGCTTATGTTGCAAACTGCACAGTACAAAGCGATCGAATGGCAAAGAATGATTATCTATGTCAGTTTTTCATATCAGCAATGCATCGACCAGTTTGGCAGATTGAAACAGTTGGGTACGACCGAACCATCACCGTAAACTTATTCTGCCAGTCGGGCACCAGGGTAGAGCACAGTGTATCATATATAAGAAAGATAGATATAATGTACTAATTGATAGAGTTGTTTTTTTCATTTGCAGATGTCCACCTGTAAACATCAGGAGGGGTATGCAAAAGCCGTTGAGCCAGGACAAAAAGTTAGAACGACTTTTGTTCTGGCTTTGGGCTAGGTTGTTAAATATCTTTGATGGATTGGCATTTTCATTGAAGACTTCTAAAAGAAACAATTCTCTAGGTGTTTGATCCCAATAAGTAATGGGTTGGATCGAGTGTAAAATATTCTGGATGATTTGTCCACTCATTTAAAATAAACTGCCAAGGGGTTTTGCCTTTGAGAGCCTTGAGGCGTTTAGCAAAGTTAAAGGCCATTAAAAAGGAATGCAAATGCTGCTTTAGCTCGCAATTTGAAGCGTAATGAAAAGTCTTTACAGTAGCATCTTTGAGAGTTCTATTCATTCGCTCAACCTGCCCATTGGTCCAAGGATGTTTCACTTTGGTTTTTCTGTGTACTATCTGATGTTCATTGCAAACACGCTCAAAGATGTGAGGCAATGCCTTTGTATGATGAGCATGATTAGTAAATTGAATACCGTTATCTGTAAGTATTTTATGTATTTTGTATGGGACGGCTTTAATAAGATTGCGTAGGAACCCTGCCGCAATCAATTTGGTAGGACTTTCATGAAGCTCTGCATACGCAAATTTTGATGTTCTATCGACTGCGACATACAGATACAACTTACCTTCAGCTGTTCTTACTTCTGCAATATCTATATGAAAATAACCGATGAGATACTGCTTAAATTTCTTTTTTGTCGCAGAAGCTGATGTCGATTGTTTAGGTAAAACAGAACAGCCATGACGCTTCAAACAACGATGAAGACTCGATCTGCTCAAATGAGGAATAGTTTCTTGTAAGCTATATAAAACATCATCCAAAGGCAGCCCCGTCGTTTTCCTGAATGCTACTATTGTTTCCTCTTCAACTTCTGAAAGAACCGTGGATTTTACCTTTTTGGGGCCCATTGGCAGATCTTTTGTATCGTTTCGCTTTCTCCATTTCATTATTGTTTTTGGGTTGACATTAAATCTTTTTGCTGCTTTTACTATACTTTCTTTACTATTACGGATCTCTCTACGCACAGCCTCTGTCGTTCTGGCCTTTGGATGCAATACTTGTCCCATAAGTTTTTTCTCCATAAATCATTATCTTCGTAGTATACACCATAATTCTCAGGGACCAAACATCTAGGCTCGGGTTCTTTTTTATAGTTTGTATGTTTAGGGTTATACCATAAATAATCAATTAACGGTTTTCCTTTATGTTCTCGCTTGCAGAATGTTATCATCGCCTTTGCTTGTGGATGAGAGTATTGCTGAAAAAACCTAACTGATTTTTTATTTGCTTGTTTGACAGGAGACAGGGTAATTGCTCGCTTGGTTTCTATACTTTCAAAAAATCTCTGAATACCGGTAGCTTCAAATGGTAATAGGTAATAAACAATTGAACTCGTTATTGCGCCCTCTTGGAGAGTTGGATTTGGAAGGTTGGGTAATCCATCCTCTTTAATGATAACTGTGTGTTCATATTGTTTCATCGAATATTTAGATAGTATTGGTTGTTCTTGTATATTTTTGTCAAACAAATAAGCATTACCATTTCCAAGATCCAACCCATATTCAACGTTCTGTGCGCTCGAAAACAGATCTTTACCTGACAAAAAAAGCAAAATCGAAATCAAAAATAGGTACATATGAACTTTCAACTGGCAAAAAATTTTTTACAAACGACTTCTTAAAGCGCCGATTCAAATCTGAAATGCACCACTCATGACCTAGAAAGTTGATCATAAAATGCCTCTGAGGGTGTGAAGTAATTCAAAGCAGCTCTGGGTCGATTATTCAACTTGTCTTGAATAACAGCAATCTTTTGATGTGTAAGTGTAGAGAAATTGGTTGATTTAGGCAAGTATTGTCGAATAAGTCCATTGGTATGTTCATTCAAGCCACGCTCCCAAGAATGGTATGGTTTTGCGAAAAAGATGTCACAATGCGGTAAATTGAGAGAGACGGTGCGATGGTCCGCAAACTCTTTTCCATTGTCAGCAGTGATGGTAAAAACATGATTTTTGTACGGCATCAGCAGTCGTAAAATGGCATCAGTAGCGCTCTGTGCTGACTTGTCATCAATAAGCCTGATCAGTGTAAACTTGGTTGCCCGATCGACAAGCGTCAGTAGTGCACCTTTGTGATGCGCTCCGATCACTGTATCAACTTCAAAATCTCCCACACGCTGTTTTAGTTCGACGATTGCAGGCCTCTTTTCGATATCAACCCGATGTGGAACGAGTCCTCGCCCGGCGGTTTTTCTCTTCCTCTTATTGTATTTTTTTGCCTTGCGTCTCAGATTGAGGTACAGTGTTCCACCAGCCTTCTTATCGCTCCAGATCATCTGATAAATCGTTTCATGACTGATAAAGATTCTTTTTTTTTAAGTCGCCCTGAAATCTGTTGCGGGCTTGACTGTGTTGTAATCAGCTTATCTACTATTTTTTGGCACATATCAGCTCCCAATCGCGTTGGTCTCATTCGAGCTTTCTGCGACCTTTTTTGGGCCATTTTTTCTGCCTTGTCACACTGATAGCCACTTTTACAACTGTTTCGCCGAACCTCTCTAACTACCGTCGAGTGACTTATTCCTAGTTGCCTTCCAATCTCTCTTTTTGAATGGCCACTATCCAAAAACGCTTCTATCTGGCATCTTTGTTTATAAATCAGGTGTTTGCCATTTGTTTGGCTCATAAATTGTCTCCTTCTGTTTTTGTTCAGAGACTAGTTTATGATCACCTGATTTTTTTGTTAGCCGGTGGTGCATTTGGAACTTGAAAGGGCCATTTAGAAAAGTTATTATTGCCCTTGACTGAACTAAGTCCATTAGCAAGCAAGAAAGTTGATGAGTATCTTGAACAGACTGTCAAGAAAATAGATCAGTTGGAAACGAAAATGAATACTGCTTCTTTGTTCGATATTTCAGCGCAGGACAAGGTTGAACGGCAAGCAATTGAGTTGAGAGCTATTTTTGAAGGGCTGCCTATCAAATCGCATCTTTTTAACTGTACGCCTGAGCGTCAAAAAGGATTTATTGATAAGTACAACCTGCTCGTTGCACAGTTGGAGCGCAATATAATGAAAGGCATTGGGGCCATTGCAGGTGGTACGGTAGCAGTGGCAGCTGGTGTGTATGCGGTTTACAAAAAGCTGACTGCACAAGAGGAAGAAAAAGATGATGAAGCATATGATGCGTGGTTAAACAGTTAAAACAGAAAAATTGTCCTTAAAATCGCAACCAGGGCTGCAAAGAAAATCTCTTTGCAGCCCTGGTTTTTTATAGCACTAGTTTAAATATGGTCAATACGTTTTTTGAAAAAATACCAGGTCAAACCAGTTGACAGTAGCGTGGTCGCAAGCAGATATCCGACCATGGTTGGTAGATGCATGGTTGACAGACTTGGAAACAGAATTTTTCTGACCGATTCTGCAATATGAAAAACAGGGTTTGCAAAGCACAAAACGCCAAGCACAGGGACTTTCAGCAACGGTGTTGTTTGAATAAACGATCCTGCCATGCTCATCAAAACACCGTTGACCCGAACCCAGAATATATGCAGCTTTTCTACCGTCAAAATCACTGCAAACAGCTGTTGCAGTGCAGCCATTGCTGTGCTGCTCAAAAACAGCATGAACGACAACTGCAGCCAGGCCTGATTTTCAATCACAAAATGGCCTTTTAAAAACAGTAAAGACGCGGGGAACATGAGGCTACTGATCAAAAATGTGTAGCATGCTGCAAAGATCATCCGTTGCAGAAGTACCAGTTTGACCGGAAGCACAGAAAGTTGATACAAAATGAATCTTCTTCCTTCAAGGTCAAACATCAGATCAAAAGTGATGCGATAGGCGATCACCATCATCGGCACGACGACCGATCCTACCAGAATCATCGAACCAAAATAGATGTCCTGCGTTGCAAACAGAATGTTCTTTCGCAGTACGGTAAAACTGAGTCCAAACGTTACCGGCCATAAAATGCCATAGTTAATCATATCGTTGGCAAACGTCGTTTTATGAACCAGAAAATCACGTTTGAAAAACTGAATAAACGTTTCTACGTATCCAAAATAAGCGGTTTTCATATGAGATCCAATCTTTTTTTGACGCTCTGTTTCATCCATACAAATGACAAACAGAGGACAGTTATGACAATCAATAAGCAGCCAGCTACAGGCAAACTAGAGCCATTGCTTCCAAATAATGCTGCTCGTAATCCTTCACAAATATAGGTAACTGGATTTAAAAGCATTACATAGGCCAAGTGTGGTGAATATGCATACACTCTGTACCACGGATAAAAGGTTGCGCCAACGACGATGAGCGGCCCAATTCTGCGCGGCCACATGTTTGCTTTGAACCATGCAAAAGGATAATGGAAGCTCGCTGCTACGAAGATAAACCCGATCAAAAAAACCACAATTGCATAAAAAATGAAAAACAGTGCCAATGAACCGTTGTAAACACCACCCATCGAATGCAAAAAGAGCAACGCTCCGGCAATTAATGGAACAGTTACCAGAAAGGATTCGATCCAGAATGAAAGCACATAGGCAGTAAATACACAGATCGATGGTAATGGCAATGTCAGATGGTATTCAAGGTCACCGTATCCTTGATATGCCGCTCCGAATGTATATTTCATTGAAAATCCAAATCCCAAGTTCAAAAGCAAAGAAAGTAATGGAAATCCAAAAAAAAGAGGTAGGCTCACGCGATAGTCGACGCCAAATGCGGGATATAGATAGAGCCAGATGATCATTTCAACACCGAGCACGATGGTACTGTTGATAACAAGGTCAAGCAGTTTTGTGCGCAATACAAAAAGATCGCGTAGCAAGAGGGCCTTCATGATTGCAGCATATGATCTGCATTTTTCAGGCATATTCAAACATGTCATCATTCAGCTCCCGATTCAATATGTTCATGTAACAGTCGTAAAAATACATCCTCCAAGCTTTTGTCCGCCTGCGCACTCATCAAAGATGCAACTGATTCTATTTTGACTACTTTTCCACGATGTAAAATACAGATGCGATCAGACAGATATTCAGCTTCGTCAAGGTAGTGCGTCGTTAAAACAACGGTAACGCCATCTTCGCGCAGCTGTTTGATCATATCCCACAACTTTTTGCGAATATCAGGATCAAGTCCTACGGTAGGCTCGTCAAGCAGTACGAGCGCCGGCTCATGAATTAATGCGCGGGCAATCAAAACGCGCTGTTTGTTGCCACCAGATAGATCATCGATTTTGAAATGTTCATAACGACGAAGTTCAAACTTTTCAATCAAAAACTCTACCCGCTCTTCTGTTTTTTCTTTTGAAAGCAGAAAAAATCGGCCCGCAAATTCCAGATTCTGTCTGACAGTTAATGCCATATCAAGATTTTGATACTGTGGACAGTAGCCTAACTTTCTGCGATACCGGTAGATATTTTTATAAATTGATTCCCCTGCATACACAATATCTCCAGAGCTGACCGGATGGAGGGTTGCCAAAATCGAAGATAAAGTTGTTTTTCCAGCTCCATTAACACCTAAAAGGCCAAAAATTTCACCCTTCAAAATGTCAAAACTGACCGAATCAAGCGCTTTGACGGGCGTGGCTTCAGTGGTGTAGATTTTAGAAACCTGTTTTAAAGATAGTAATATGTTTTCCATAGAATCCTATAAGTTTTTGGAATGTATATATAATAGTTATGAGTTACAAATTGTATAAACTAAGATACTTGGTCAGTCGACTTGTTGCCATAAACGCTTGTTAGAGCGGAGATAGATGTTTTGCAGCTTTGAGTGTTTTCATAGGGTCCAAATGAAAAATTTTATTAGTAATATTTAGTTTTGAAACTAAATATTTATATGATAACAATATATTTTAAAAAACAAAAGAAAAGTTATCAATACATCAAACAGGATCTATTTTGAACTATTTTTTATTTATCCAGATATGCTTGCAAGAGAAAGAGTCAAAATAGTTCAAAATAAAGTTTATGGTGTATAAAGTACTATGAGCTTTGAGAAGGAAGATCTGAAGAAGCAGGCCTTCCTTCTCAAAAAGGTTTAAAGAATCTCACAACTATGTGTTGCTTTTGAAGCAAGGAAGGTGAGATAAGTAAGCGCA contains these protein-coding regions:
- a CDS encoding helix-turn-helix domain-containing protein produces the protein MSQTNGKHLIYKQRCQIEAFLDSGHSKREIGRQLGISHSTVVREVRRNSCKSGYQCDKAEKMAQKRSQKARMRPTRLGADMCQKIVDKLITTQSSPQQISGRLKKKESLSVMKRFIR
- a CDS encoding ABC transporter ATP-binding protein; translation: MENILLSLKQVSKIYTTEATPVKALDSVSFDILKGEIFGLLGVNGAGKTTLSSILATLHPVSSGDIVYAGESIYKNIYRYRRKLGYCPQYQNLDMALTVRQNLEFAGRFFLLSKEKTEERVEFLIEKFELRRYEHFKIDDLSGGNKQRVLIARALIHEPALVLLDEPTVGLDPDIRKKLWDMIKQLREDGVTVVLTTHYLDEAEYLSDRICILHRGKVVKIESVASLMSAQADKSLEDVFLRLLHEHIESGAE
- a CDS encoding IS30 family transposase — translated: MIWSDKKAGGTLYLNLRRKAKKYNKRKRKTAGRGLVPHRVDIEKRPAIVELKQRVGDFEVDTVIGAHHKGALLTLVDRATKFTLIRLIDDKSAQSATDAILRLLMPYKNHVFTITADNGKEFADHRTVSLNLPHCDIFFAKPYHSWERGLNEHTNGLIRQYLPKSTNFSTLTHQKIAVIQDKLNNRPRAALNYFTPSEAFYDQLSRS
- a CDS encoding IS481 family transposase; the encoded protein is MGQVLHPKARTTEAVRREIRNSKESIVKAAKRFNVNPKTIMKWRKRNDTKDLPMGPKKVKSTVLSEVEEETIVAFRKTTGLPLDDVLYSLQETIPHLSRSSLHRCLKRHGCSVLPKQSTSASATKKKFKQYLIGYFHIDIAEVRTAEGKLYLYVAVDRTSKFAYAELHESPTKLIAAGFLRNLIKAVPYKIHKILTDNGIQFTNHAHHTKALPHIFERVCNEHQIVHRKTKVKHPWTNGQVERMNRTLKDATVKTFHYASNCELKQHLHSFLMAFNFAKRLKALKGKTPWQFILNEWTNHPEYFTLDPTHYLLGSNT